CCCCGCCACCACAGCCGCCTTGCGATCGTCATCGGCCATTCCGCAGGCAAACGCCGGGGGGATTTTCAGTTCAGTGAAAGGCAACTCCAGCAAATGCTGCAAGCTGGTGCCGCCCATGCCGAAATCCCCGATGGATAACTGGCAACCCAGCATCCGCAGGCGCAACAAGCCAGTGAGGTGGGCACTGTCGGTTTTCAGCGTTGAGGTTTCCACCAGCTCCAGGGTGAGGCTATGGGCGGGTATGCCGTGAAGTTGCAGCAGCCCCTGCAATATCTGTGGGAAGTGTGTGCGCTCAAGCATACGTCCGGGAATGTTCACCGCCACCGGCAGCACCTGGCCGGTCTCGCCCATGACCTGGTTGGCCAGGCCAAGTGCCTGTTCCAGCACATGCCAGGTAAAGGCCTCTTCCATGCCGGCAAACTCCAACACCGGCAGGAACTCTTCGGGCAGCAGCAATTGAGCGTGCGGCAACTGCCAACGCGCCAGCGCCTCCACCCCTTGCAACACCCCGGCCTGGCTGACGATGGGTTGGTACCAGACCCTGCCGCAGGCCGCGATGGTGGCTTGGCTGACGTCCGCCGACGGTGGCAGTTGTTCCCGCGCGCTCAACCCCAGCAACTGGCGCACACGCTCCCAGGACAGCACCGCTGGCCCTGGGCGCAAGTGCCGCTGACAATCGGCCAACACCTGCCCGATCAGCGTTGCCGAGGCCGGCTTGGGCAAGCACGCCAGGACGTTGAGGCCCAATTGCCGGGCCATGTTCGCCACGCCTTCGAGCACATCGGGCTCGGCGTTGCTGAGCAGTACCAACACTTGAGCCAAACGGCGCTCGGCCAGTTCGCGGATCAACTCCAGCCCATCGCCCTGCTCCAGGTACAGATCGCAGATGGCGACATCCACCGGGCCTTTG
This genomic stretch from Pseudomonas synxantha BG33R harbors:
- a CDS encoding EAL domain-containing protein, whose translation is MRSLNVLILEDNPFQLMALHQMLNANGVFNVLTAEDVETARQSLDSKGPVDVAICDLYLEQGDGLELIRELAERRLAQVLVLLSNAEPDVLEGVANMARQLGLNVLACLPKPASATLIGQVLADCQRHLRPGPAVLSWERVRQLLGLSAREQLPPSADVSQATIAACGRVWYQPIVSQAGVLQGVEALARWQLPHAQLLLPEEFLPVLEFAGMEEAFTWHVLEQALGLANQVMGETGQVLPVAVNIPGRMLERTHFPQILQGLLQLHGIPAHSLTLELVETSTLKTDSAHLTGLLRLRMLGCQLSIGDFGMGGTSLQHLLELPFTELKIPPAFACGMADDDRKAAVVAGAMSMAARLDIAVVVTGVESAADYHAVGELGAAWLQGCFIARPMEAEALKQWIAFQVRPARVPAHK